The proteins below come from a single Chitinophaga pinensis DSM 2588 genomic window:
- a CDS encoding DUF5008 domain-containing protein, with amino-acid sequence MRRIITAVLLMLVIAACKKEEKFEDPYAGGKEPLGVQLSTEIPAPSEAAPGTVITFKGKGLVKHKDALLFNFNGEPGEIIKVDSAGIQVKVPVTASTGVTSATIGDQIFFGPLFRVRGNLDIDPNYKVVVGANNWVNDVYRYADGRLLLVGDFLDYERKGIVRPISRIVLTSKDGEMDRSLQSGRGADGSLNSIAALPSGKLVVGGNFASYDIHQAEIHNITILNSNGSLDSMSVNTFTDKDTVPAFNGGTDGRISRLFVHNNRITAVGSFNYYLQFVYGKSDYLKERDSLITDSVLVRQLVRFMPDGSLDSSFNYDLARHRSFDGPNGPISDAYQQADGKIIIVGRFTRYNGQPAPYIARINVDGSLDPGFGGGGADNSIFSIRFNEATQRFVLSGSFIKFDNAPASGLVMLKADGTTDAQFNVRGKASNENYWCAQQLSNGMVIVNGNFNRYDNVHRSGFMVLDNTGKLAPGYNNTGDFSGSISKVFETINTSGQTQALLMGGFSRFNEKDISNVVRLLFK; translated from the coding sequence ATGAGAAGAATAATAACAGCAGTGCTGCTGATGCTTGTCATCGCCGCCTGTAAGAAAGAAGAGAAATTCGAAGATCCTTACGCTGGTGGAAAAGAACCACTGGGTGTGCAACTGAGTACGGAAATACCGGCTCCTTCAGAAGCCGCGCCGGGTACGGTGATCACCTTTAAAGGAAAAGGACTCGTAAAACATAAAGACGCCCTGCTTTTCAATTTCAACGGAGAACCGGGTGAAATTATCAAAGTAGATTCTGCCGGCATACAGGTAAAAGTGCCTGTAACCGCCAGCACAGGTGTTACCTCTGCTACTATCGGAGACCAGATATTTTTTGGTCCGCTTTTCAGGGTAAGAGGAAACCTGGATATTGACCCTAACTATAAAGTAGTGGTAGGCGCTAATAACTGGGTGAATGACGTATACCGTTACGCAGATGGCAGACTTCTACTGGTAGGCGATTTCCTGGATTATGAACGTAAAGGCATTGTAAGACCTATCAGCAGGATCGTGCTGACTTCAAAGGATGGAGAAATGGACCGTAGTCTCCAGTCAGGCAGAGGTGCAGATGGTTCCCTGAACAGTATTGCCGCTCTGCCTAGTGGTAAACTGGTAGTGGGTGGCAACTTTGCTTCCTACGATATCCATCAGGCAGAAATCCACAATATTACCATACTCAATAGTAACGGTTCTTTGGATTCCATGAGTGTGAACACCTTTACAGACAAGGATACCGTGCCTGCCTTCAATGGCGGTACAGATGGCCGCATCTCCAGGCTATTTGTTCACAATAACCGCATTACCGCAGTCGGTAGTTTCAATTACTATCTACAGTTTGTATATGGTAAATCTGATTACCTGAAGGAAAGAGATTCCCTGATTACAGACAGTGTGCTGGTGCGTCAGCTGGTCCGTTTTATGCCGGACGGCTCGCTGGATTCCTCCTTTAACTATGACCTGGCCCGTCACAGGAGCTTTGACGGTCCTAATGGACCTATATCCGATGCTTATCAGCAGGCAGATGGCAAGATTATCATCGTAGGTCGTTTTACCCGTTATAATGGCCAGCCGGCTCCATATATCGCCCGTATTAATGTAGACGGAAGCCTGGATCCTGGTTTTGGCGGTGGTGGAGCAGATAACTCTATTTTCTCTATCCGTTTCAATGAGGCCACGCAAAGGTTCGTTCTCTCAGGTAGTTTTATCAAGTTTGATAACGCACCTGCCAGTGGCCTGGTGATGCTGAAGGCAGACGGAACGACTGATGCGCAATTCAATGTACGTGGGAAAGCCAGTAACGAAAACTATTGGTGTGCACAGCAGCTGAGCAATGGCATGGTGATCGTCAACGGTAATTTCAACCGCTATGATAACGTGCACCGTAGTGGTTTCATGGTATTGGATAATACAGGTAAACTGGCCCCGGGATATAACAATACCGGCGACTTCTCCGGTTCCATTTCGAAGGTATTCGAGACAATCAACACTTCCGGACAAACCCAGGCACTGCTCATGGGAGGCTTTAGCCGCTTTAATGAGAAAGATATCAGTAATGTAGTCCGCCTCTTATTCAAATGA
- a CDS encoding alkaline phosphatase family protein, translating into MKKLRWLTIIIGVLCVACNKGYDRMLENREYEDTTGVTGRQPKILFLVVDGARGESVRNAQATHLQMLGDNAIYSWNSLSDTLNLNATAWADLLTGVRKEKHGVVKSDFSDNRLSQYPVFFKYIKARMPAFRIAAYSASDSLGKMLITDADVNRTFSNDDDATELAIIDELKVDTAGLIFGQFSQVATAGKTYGYDVSVPEYKAAIQRVDDYVGNIMNALKQRKNYAHENWLVIVTSGNGGPHELKPEDDDGTILSNPKINTFTIFYSPRYMPNFIDRPYTGNRYTGKSVRLYGKTAATAVYADINEGKEDLNLGKTNQITIALKIRKNKTVYGDYSYTYPNIIGNNLSNDWWKNTGWSMSLETNAWGVHYGQNGAGFNMVTGANISDGKWHDLTAVFLNRDNKRFIRLFTDGNFNTEQEITSYGNFDNGSPVTLGWVPANVVDDNRWLNANVTEIRFWRAALPDSVIKAYVCAEELPSSHPYRDYLIGYWPCRDGFGGVFKDQSEYRHDFVIHGAHQWDDFNDLMCPSTATNLAQLVPQPVDVARQVLNWLQIAADTKWQMDGRVWVTSYASL; encoded by the coding sequence ATGAAGAAGCTCAGATGGCTGACCATCATCATCGGTGTACTTTGCGTAGCCTGTAACAAAGGCTATGACCGGATGCTGGAAAACAGGGAATATGAAGATACAACCGGTGTAACGGGCCGACAGCCTAAAATACTGTTCCTGGTAGTAGACGGCGCCCGGGGAGAATCTGTCAGAAATGCACAGGCTACTCATTTGCAGATGCTGGGAGATAATGCGATCTATTCCTGGAATAGTCTCAGCGATACACTGAACCTGAATGCGACCGCATGGGCGGATCTGCTGACCGGTGTACGCAAGGAAAAACATGGGGTGGTAAAAAGCGATTTCAGTGATAACAGGCTGTCGCAGTATCCGGTGTTTTTTAAATACATCAAAGCGCGTATGCCTGCTTTTCGTATTGCTGCATACAGTGCTTCTGATTCATTGGGTAAGATGCTGATCACGGACGCAGATGTAAACCGCACCTTTTCAAATGATGATGACGCAACGGAACTGGCTATAATAGATGAACTGAAGGTGGATACTGCCGGACTGATATTCGGTCAGTTCAGCCAGGTAGCTACTGCCGGTAAAACATACGGTTATGATGTAAGTGTTCCTGAATATAAGGCCGCTATTCAGCGGGTGGATGACTACGTCGGTAATATCATGAACGCGTTGAAACAGCGTAAGAACTATGCACATGAAAACTGGCTGGTGATCGTTACCTCTGGTAATGGTGGTCCGCACGAATTGAAGCCGGAAGACGATGATGGTACTATTCTCAGCAATCCTAAGATCAATACCTTCACGATCTTTTATTCTCCCCGCTATATGCCCAATTTCATCGACCGTCCTTATACAGGTAACCGCTATACAGGTAAGTCAGTAAGACTGTATGGTAAAACAGCAGCTACCGCTGTATATGCCGATATCAATGAAGGAAAGGAAGACCTGAACCTTGGCAAGACCAATCAAATAACCATTGCCCTGAAGATCAGAAAGAACAAAACCGTTTACGGCGATTACTCCTACACTTATCCCAATATCATCGGTAATAACCTCTCTAATGACTGGTGGAAAAACACCGGCTGGAGTATGTCACTGGAAACAAATGCCTGGGGCGTACATTATGGACAGAATGGTGCTGGTTTCAATATGGTAACCGGCGCTAATATCAGTGATGGTAAATGGCATGACCTGACAGCCGTATTCCTGAACAGAGATAATAAGCGCTTTATACGCCTGTTCACCGACGGTAATTTCAATACGGAACAAGAAATAACCTCCTATGGAAATTTCGATAATGGATCTCCGGTGACATTAGGCTGGGTGCCGGCGAACGTTGTGGATGATAATCGCTGGCTGAATGCCAATGTTACCGAGATCCGTTTCTGGCGCGCAGCCTTACCGGATAGTGTGATCAAAGCTTATGTATGCGCAGAAGAATTGCCTTCTTCGCATCCTTACCGGGATTACCTGATCGGCTACTGGCCCTGCCGGGATGGTTTTGGCGGCGTCTTTAAAGATCAGTCAGAGTACCGGCATGACTTTGTTATACACGGTGCTCACCAATGGGATGACTTCAATGACCTGATGTGCCCAAGTACAGCCACAAATCTGGCGCAACTGGTACCTCAGCCGGTGGATGTAGCCCGTCAGGTATTGAACTGGCTACAGATCGCCGCAGATACAAAATGGCAGATGGATGGAAGGGTATGGGTTACTTCCTATGCCAGCCTCTGA
- a CDS encoding discoidin domain-containing protein, giving the protein MSRNIFPVLLLLCLSGLFSCKKNEKFNDEQLSPVNVSIRSTNGRITVPSGNNYTRTVDNVTIPVNIVLSATAPKIFTVDIHVNNDTIRHMIDAGQLGDAVLLEESYYQLAKTAEVRFGIDTISIPLQVSMQAIEKYYGKTLALAISLVDVGKHNTLDATGKMAVLLINTTEVIRQEDIHYLFFTGGGSVLQQPSGTDHTLGTNFVVLPVSVTLGGVAGGSFAVNISTSADTAQALIDDGTLAGSTLLKEGDDYTIPSTLNFPANSNTARFDLVIKTESLKKYEANKPVLALSLSNPTRHLLDETRSKVVMKLDPSKLIETDITNTNISYKTQYENNSNANETSGKLIDNNVNSKFLLGSFSTVWAQLEFATPITTGAYTMTSANDAPERDPKNWTLEGSDNGTDWTVLDTRTDQSFGSRFLTVKYTFSNQVAFKFYRLNITAVKSSDLFQLAEWRLLKRP; this is encoded by the coding sequence ATGAGTCGCAATATATTCCCTGTGCTGTTGCTGCTATGTTTGTCAGGATTGTTTTCCTGCAAAAAGAATGAAAAGTTTAACGACGAACAATTATCGCCGGTGAACGTCTCTATCCGTAGTACCAACGGACGGATCACGGTGCCTTCGGGTAATAATTACACCCGTACTGTTGATAATGTCACTATTCCTGTCAATATCGTGTTGTCTGCTACAGCGCCGAAGATATTCACAGTAGATATACATGTGAATAACGACACGATCCGGCATATGATTGACGCCGGACAACTGGGCGATGCTGTATTACTGGAAGAGAGTTATTATCAGCTGGCTAAGACTGCTGAGGTCAGGTTTGGTATCGATACGATTTCTATCCCCTTACAGGTCAGTATGCAGGCAATAGAAAAATATTATGGAAAGACCCTGGCACTCGCGATCAGTCTGGTGGATGTTGGTAAGCATAATACCCTGGACGCTACCGGAAAAATGGCGGTGTTACTGATTAATACCACAGAGGTGATCAGACAGGAGGATATTCATTATCTCTTCTTTACAGGTGGCGGGAGCGTATTGCAGCAGCCTTCCGGTACAGATCATACGTTGGGCACCAACTTTGTCGTATTACCGGTGAGCGTTACACTCGGCGGTGTAGCCGGAGGATCTTTTGCCGTGAATATCAGTACCAGTGCTGATACGGCACAGGCATTGATTGACGATGGCACACTGGCAGGATCTACCTTGCTGAAAGAAGGAGATGACTACACCATCCCATCTACGCTGAACTTTCCGGCCAATAGTAATACGGCAAGATTTGACCTGGTCATAAAAACAGAATCGCTGAAAAAGTATGAAGCGAATAAACCTGTGCTGGCTTTAAGTCTGAGTAATCCTACCCGTCACCTGCTGGATGAGACACGTAGTAAAGTGGTGATGAAACTGGATCCTTCCAAATTGATAGAAACTGATATCACCAATACAAATATCAGTTATAAGACACAGTATGAGAATAACAGTAATGCAAATGAAACTTCGGGTAAACTGATTGATAATAATGTTAATTCCAAGTTTCTGCTGGGTAGTTTCTCTACTGTATGGGCGCAACTTGAGTTTGCCACACCGATCACTACAGGCGCTTATACGATGACGTCTGCCAATGATGCACCCGAACGTGATCCTAAGAACTGGACATTGGAAGGCTCAGATAATGGTACTGACTGGACCGTATTGGATACGCGCACAGATCAGTCTTTTGGCTCCCGTTTCCTGACAGTAAAATATACCTTTTCCAACCAGGTTGCTTTTAAGTTCTATCGCCTGAATATTACTGCTGTGAAGAGCAGCGACTTATTCCAGCTGGCAGAGTGGAGACTGTTAAAGCGCCCATAA
- a CDS encoding PA2928 family protein has product MIKNSRLLIILSILLGILFPAGLIYIIFSTVHEHSRKTVQSDAVIYTCEGKTVLAGVLKEFNAHAVRKGGGMTSVSGSSSYYACAFDLEKGEKLWSVRLNAKNNLGKNWGDAVLLGQSAKYLFFLRNELYVINKEDGKLVAGNKDLKDIADKLMNESSLFPDFVNNYLYDDSLQAVVIKGSDGLAYLLDGNTLQTRPAPAINIVTYFSQKQQHFGKTAVSNYHEQLVTFTKENGQLYAFMDDNDQALLQKGEKPPYGATKAPRRSLYTTAASNPATTLQQVSEDVFLFGGFLKATGIDSSVFNENETGFYEGPYQLLSRGNQNTQTRLQLPDGGHIILHKASIASNATIIITAVDTSGNKRWQIPTNFRNISKVLQIKEQLFILSGESDNNNGEAGKILILSLLDGKASTYNFKEGKFI; this is encoded by the coding sequence ATGATTAAAAACAGCAGGCTCTTAATTATTCTGTCAATTTTATTGGGAATCCTGTTTCCTGCGGGGTTAATATACATCATCTTTTCCACCGTGCATGAACACAGCAGAAAGACTGTACAGAGTGATGCTGTCATTTATACATGTGAAGGTAAGACGGTATTGGCTGGGGTACTGAAAGAGTTCAATGCACATGCTGTACGTAAAGGTGGTGGTATGACCAGCGTGTCCGGCTCCTCCAGTTATTACGCCTGTGCATTTGATCTGGAAAAAGGAGAAAAATTGTGGAGCGTTAGGCTGAACGCAAAGAATAACCTGGGTAAGAACTGGGGGGATGCAGTCCTGCTGGGACAGTCCGCTAAATACCTTTTCTTTTTAAGAAACGAGCTGTATGTGATCAATAAAGAAGATGGTAAACTGGTAGCTGGTAATAAGGACCTGAAAGATATTGCTGATAAGTTGATGAATGAAAGCTCCCTGTTCCCTGATTTTGTAAATAATTATCTCTATGATGATTCGTTGCAGGCGGTTGTGATAAAAGGTTCCGACGGACTGGCCTACCTGCTGGATGGCAATACCCTGCAAACGCGTCCCGCACCAGCTATAAATATTGTTACATACTTCAGCCAAAAGCAGCAACACTTCGGTAAGACGGCGGTGAGCAACTATCATGAGCAACTGGTTACTTTTACAAAAGAGAACGGGCAATTGTATGCTTTTATGGATGACAATGACCAGGCATTGCTGCAAAAGGGAGAAAAGCCACCTTATGGTGCGACAAAAGCCCCCAGGCGTTCGCTGTATACCACAGCAGCATCCAACCCGGCGACCACACTGCAACAGGTGAGTGAGGACGTATTCCTCTTTGGTGGTTTTCTGAAAGCAACAGGTATTGACAGCAGCGTATTTAACGAAAACGAAACTGGTTTTTACGAAGGTCCTTATCAGTTGCTTAGCAGGGGTAATCAAAATACGCAGACAAGATTACAACTGCCGGATGGTGGTCATATCATACTGCATAAGGCATCCATTGCATCCAACGCCACCATCATTATCACGGCTGTTGATACCAGCGGAAACAAACGCTGGCAGATTCCCACCAACTTCCGTAATATCAGTAAGGTATTGCAGATAAAAGAACAGCTGTTCATCCTTTCCGGTGAATCAGATAACAATAACGGAGAAGCCGGAAAAATACTGATCTTATCCCTGCTTGATGGCAAAGCCAGTACCTATAACTTCAAAGAAGGCAAATTCATCTAA
- a CDS encoding O-acetyl-ADP-ribose deacetylase, with the protein MKITLIQGDITQIKVDAIVNAANSSLLGGGGVDGAIHRAGGPAILEECRRIRDRQGRCATGEAVITTAGKLPAKYVIHTVGPVWNKGNDEEKRLLRNAYINSLLLAVKHGVETIAFPNISTGVYHFPKPIAAEIAVAAVKEFLAQDNRITNLVFVCHEKENYDIYSELLSRN; encoded by the coding sequence ATGAAGATTACATTAATACAAGGAGATATCACCCAGATAAAAGTAGATGCCATCGTAAATGCCGCTAATTCTTCTTTATTAGGCGGAGGTGGTGTAGATGGCGCCATACACCGGGCGGGTGGCCCTGCTATACTGGAGGAGTGTCGCAGGATCAGGGACAGGCAGGGGAGATGTGCTACCGGCGAAGCAGTGATTACTACAGCAGGTAAATTGCCTGCGAAATATGTGATCCATACAGTAGGGCCTGTATGGAATAAAGGTAACGACGAAGAGAAGAGATTATTAAGAAACGCTTATATCAATAGCCTGTTGCTGGCTGTGAAGCATGGCGTAGAGACGATTGCCTTTCCGAATATCAGCACCGGCGTATATCATTTTCCCAAACCAATTGCCGCTGAAATTGCGGTAGCTGCAGTGAAAGAATTTCTTGCACAGGATAACAGGATCACCAACCTGGTATTTGTGTGTCATGAAAAAGAAAACTATGATATCTATTCGGAGTTGTTATCCCGTAATTAG